The following coding sequences lie in one Vitis vinifera cultivar Pinot Noir 40024 chromosome 19, ASM3070453v1 genomic window:
- the LOC100266865 gene encoding fasciclin-like arabinogalactan protein 1 has product MQLLPGSARTLMLSLSALLLLLCCATEAHNITSILAKNPEFSTFNHYLTVTHLANEINLRETITVCAVDNPGMSDLLAKGLSIYAIKNVLSLHILLDYFGAKKLHQITNGTALAATMYQATGSAPGSSGFVNITDLKGGKVGFGAGGNDGDLTATFVKSVEEIPYNISVIQISKILPSEEAEAPTPGPSEQNLTALMSAHGCKVFADTLVASDAQKTYEDNLEGGLTVFCPMDDVFKSFLPKYKNLTADGKLSLLLYHGIPVYQSLSLLKSSNGVMNTLATDGAKKYDFTVQNDGEVVTLKTKIVTARITGTLLDEQPLGIFTIDKVLLPKELFKAEAPAPAPAPAPEADAPTTKKSSPPAPVSPAEAPNEDPADQTADDNGSVRYNGGRFVALLLSSSLGLLVL; this is encoded by the coding sequence ATGCAGCTCCTCCCGGGCTCTGCAAGGACCCTCATGCTCAGTCTCTCGGCCTTGCTCCTCCTGTTATGCTGCGCCACCGAGGCGCACAATATCACCAGCATTCTAGCTAAGAACCCTGAGTTCTCCACCTTCAACCACTACCTCACAGTCACACACCTCGCCAACGAGATCAACCTCCGGGAGACCATCACTGTGTGTGCTGTCGACAATCCCGGAATGTCGGATCTGCTTGCTAAAGGCCTCTCCATCTACGCCATCAAGAACGTCCTTTCTCTGCACATTCTTCTCGACTACTTCGGCGCCAAGAAGCTCCACCAGATCACCAACGGCACCGCTCTCGCCGCCACCATGTACCAGGCTACCGGCTCCGCCCCCGGATCCTCCGGCTTCGTCAACATCACTGATCTCAAAGGGGGCAAGGTAGGGTTCGGTGCCGGGGGCAACGATGGCGACCTCACCGCTACGTTCGTTAAATCCGTGGAGGAGATTCCATACAACATCTCTGTCATCCAGATCAGCAAGATCCTGCCGTCGGAAGAGGCTGAAGCTCCGACGCCGGGACCTAGCGAGCAAAACCTAACGGCTCTTATGTCCGCGCACGGCTGCAAGGTGTTCGCGGACACATTGGTGGCGTCGGACGCCCAGAAGACATATGAGGACAACCTAGAGGGAGGTTTAACTGTGTTTTGCCCTATGGACGACGTGTTCAAGAGCTTTCTGCCCAAGTACAAGAATCTAACGGCGGACGGGAAGCTATCGCTGCTGTTGTACCACGGCATTCCGGTGTACCAGTCGCTGTCGCTGTTGAAATCCAGCAACGGAGTGATGAACACCCTGGCCACCGACGGAGCCAAAAAGTACGATTTCACCGTGCAGAACGACGGCGAAGTGGTGACGCTAAAGACGAAGATTGTGACGGCGAGGATCACCGGAACATTACTGGACGAACAGCCGCTGGGAATTTTCACAATCGACAAGGTTTTGTTGCCCAAAGAATTGTTCAAGGCCGAAGCACCGGCTCCTGCTCCCGCACCGGCGCCTGAAGCCGATGCTCCCACTACAAAGAAGAGCTCTCCACCGGCGCCAGTCTCCCCTGCGGAAGCTCCCAACGAAGATCCAGCGGACCAAACGGCTGATGATAACGGTTCCGTCAGATATAACGGCGGGAGATTCGTTGCTCTACTGCTGAGCTCATCGCTGGGCTTGCTAGTGCTGTAA
- the LOC104877664 gene encoding extensin, which produces MLLQKWVFLVTLWVLIISHGSADSGEVLGYGMPSPTTCVNDPCRPLLSPPAPSLSGYPSYGTPPPPSPLFGYPSYRGPPPPTPLSGYPSYGTPPPPPSLSGYPSYGAPPPPTTQASPSTPGQGCSPPAPVQCCLYGPPAPYEYLPNQNYSAPSPLPLSWFSVMVLSLSFALLL; this is translated from the coding sequence ATGTTGCTTCAAAAATGGGTGTTCCTTGTAACACTCTGGGTGCTGATCATCAGCCATGGTTCTGCTGATTCAGGGGAGGTTCTTGGCTATGGCATGCCTTCACCAACTACTTGTGTGAATGATCCATGCCGTCCTCTGCTTTCACCTCCAGCACCATCTCTTTCTGGCTACCCTTCATATGGAACCCCGCCACCACCATCCCCTCTTTTTGGCTACCCTTCATACAGAGGACCACCACCGCCAACACCACTTTCTGGCTACCCTTCATACGGAACACCACCACCGCCACCCTCACTTTCTGGCTATCCTTCCTATGGagcaccaccaccaccaactACACAGGCATCACCATCGACACCAGGTCAAGGCTGTAGCCCTCCTGCTCCGGTTCAATGCTGCCTTTATGGTCCTCCAGCACCTTATGAATATCTTCCCAATCAAAACTACTCTGCTCCTTCACCTCTGCCCCTCTCTTGGTTTTCTGTAATGGTGCTGTCACTTTCCTTTGCACTTTTACTCTAG
- the LOC100256580 gene encoding nudix hydrolase 10 isoform X2, producing the protein MSLSIDSSSQVLENGYEHAELLSGNNDEHEGVMVNMEKPMDSKVFLTALRASISLWRKQGKRGVWIKLPIGLANLIESAVKEGFHYHHAEPDYLMLVHWISESTTSTIPANATHRVGIGAIVMNDKRELLVVQEKSGKLKGTGIWKIPTGVVDAGEDIFKAAVREVKEETNIDTEFVEILGFRQTHKSFFEKSDLFFLCMMRPLSFDVQKQELEIDAAKWMPFEEYTAQQIVEKPGFYKCITDICLAKVDGDYIGFSPRLVKSSFTDQLSYFYLNEQDSNSS; encoded by the exons ATGTCACTTTCAATAGATTCATCATCGCAGGTTCTTGAAAATGGATATGAACATGCTGAACTACTCTCCGGGAATAATGATGAACATGAAGGTGTCATGGTGAACATGGAAAAGCCTATGGACTCCAAGGTCTTTCTCACTGCACTTAGAGCTTCGATATCGCTGTGGAGGAAACAG GGCAAAAGGGGTGTTTGGATTAAATTGCCCATTGGCCTTGCAAATCTTATTGAAAGTGCAGTAAAG GAGGGATTTCATTATCATCATGCTGAGCCAGATTACCTGATGCTTGTTCATTGGATTTCTGAGTCCACCACTAGTACTATCCCTGCAAATGCCACACACCGAGTAGGCATTGGTGCCATTGTCATGAATGATAAAAGAGAG CTGCTTGTGGTCCAGGAAAAGAGCGGGAAGTTAAAAGGAACGGGAATATGGAAGATCCCTACTGGAGTAGTTGATGCG GGTGAGGATATCTTCAAGGCAGCAGTGAGAGAAGTAAAAGAAGAGACAAAT ATTGACACAGAATTTGTGGAAATCCTAGGATTCAG GCAAACCCACAAGTCATTCTTTGAAAAATCGGATTTGTTCTTCCTTTGCATGATGCGCCCACTCTCCTTTGATGTTCAGAAGCAAGAATTAGAGATTGACGCAGCCAAG TGGATGCCATTCGAGGAGTATACAGCTCAACAAATTGTCGAGAAACCTGGATTTTACAAGTGCATCACAGACATATGCTTAGCAAAGGTAGACGGGGACTACATCGGTTTCTCTCCAAGACTTGTAAAATCAAGTTTTACCGATCAACTGAGTTACTTTTATTTGAACGAACAAGATTCTAACAGTTCTTAA
- the LOC100256580 gene encoding nudix hydrolase 10 isoform X3, translating to MSLSIDSSSQVLENGYEHAELLSGNNDEHEGVMVNMEKPMDSKVFLTALRASISLWRKQGKRGVWIKLPIGLANLIESAVKEGFHYHHAEPDYLMLVHWISESTTSTIPANATHRVGIGAIVMNDKRELLVVQEKSGKLKGTGIWKIPTGVVDAGEDIFKAAVREVKEETNWMPFEEYTAQQIVEKPGFYKCITDICLAKVDGDYIGFSPRLVKSSFTDQLSYFYLNEQDSNSS from the exons ATGTCACTTTCAATAGATTCATCATCGCAGGTTCTTGAAAATGGATATGAACATGCTGAACTACTCTCCGGGAATAATGATGAACATGAAGGTGTCATGGTGAACATGGAAAAGCCTATGGACTCCAAGGTCTTTCTCACTGCACTTAGAGCTTCGATATCGCTGTGGAGGAAACAG GGCAAAAGGGGTGTTTGGATTAAATTGCCCATTGGCCTTGCAAATCTTATTGAAAGTGCAGTAAAG GAGGGATTTCATTATCATCATGCTGAGCCAGATTACCTGATGCTTGTTCATTGGATTTCTGAGTCCACCACTAGTACTATCCCTGCAAATGCCACACACCGAGTAGGCATTGGTGCCATTGTCATGAATGATAAAAGAGAG CTGCTTGTGGTCCAGGAAAAGAGCGGGAAGTTAAAAGGAACGGGAATATGGAAGATCCCTACTGGAGTAGTTGATGCG GGTGAGGATATCTTCAAGGCAGCAGTGAGAGAAGTAAAAGAAGAGACAAAT TGGATGCCATTCGAGGAGTATACAGCTCAACAAATTGTCGAGAAACCTGGATTTTACAAGTGCATCACAGACATATGCTTAGCAAAGGTAGACGGGGACTACATCGGTTTCTCTCCAAGACTTGTAAAATCAAGTTTTACCGATCAACTGAGTTACTTTTATTTGAACGAACAAGATTCTAACAGTTCTTAA
- the LOC100256580 gene encoding nudix hydrolase 10 isoform X1, translating into MSLSIDSSSQVLENGYEHAELLSGNNDEHEGVMVNMEKPMDSKVFLTALRASISLWRKQGKRGVWIKLPIGLANLIESAVKEGFHYHHAEPDYLMLVHWISESTTSTIPANATHRVGIGAIVMNDKRELLVVQEKSGKLKGTGIWKIPTGVVDAGEDIFKAAVREVKEETNVSDKCLIMHFTVNVKLCFQVSHSSVGGLSKSWFLLLQIDTEFVEILGFRQTHKSFFEKSDLFFLCMMRPLSFDVQKQELEIDAAKWMPFEEYTAQQIVEKPGFYKCITDICLAKVDGDYIGFSPRLVKSSFTDQLSYFYLNEQDSNSS; encoded by the exons ATGTCACTTTCAATAGATTCATCATCGCAGGTTCTTGAAAATGGATATGAACATGCTGAACTACTCTCCGGGAATAATGATGAACATGAAGGTGTCATGGTGAACATGGAAAAGCCTATGGACTCCAAGGTCTTTCTCACTGCACTTAGAGCTTCGATATCGCTGTGGAGGAAACAG GGCAAAAGGGGTGTTTGGATTAAATTGCCCATTGGCCTTGCAAATCTTATTGAAAGTGCAGTAAAG GAGGGATTTCATTATCATCATGCTGAGCCAGATTACCTGATGCTTGTTCATTGGATTTCTGAGTCCACCACTAGTACTATCCCTGCAAATGCCACACACCGAGTAGGCATTGGTGCCATTGTCATGAATGATAAAAGAGAG CTGCTTGTGGTCCAGGAAAAGAGCGGGAAGTTAAAAGGAACGGGAATATGGAAGATCCCTACTGGAGTAGTTGATGCG GGTGAGGATATCTTCAAGGCAGCAGTGAGAGAAGTAAAAGAAGAGACAAATGTAAGTGATAAATGTCTGATTATGCATTTTACAGTGAATGTGAAGCTATGCTTTCAAGTTTCACATTCAAGTGTTGGTGGTCTTTCTAAGAGCTGGTTTTTACTGCTTCAGATTGACACAGAATTTGTGGAAATCCTAGGATTCAG GCAAACCCACAAGTCATTCTTTGAAAAATCGGATTTGTTCTTCCTTTGCATGATGCGCCCACTCTCCTTTGATGTTCAGAAGCAAGAATTAGAGATTGACGCAGCCAAG TGGATGCCATTCGAGGAGTATACAGCTCAACAAATTGTCGAGAAACCTGGATTTTACAAGTGCATCACAGACATATGCTTAGCAAAGGTAGACGGGGACTACATCGGTTTCTCTCCAAGACTTGTAAAATCAAGTTTTACCGATCAACTGAGTTACTTTTATTTGAACGAACAAGATTCTAACAGTTCTTAA